The Candidatus Limnocylindrales bacterium genome has a segment encoding these proteins:
- a CDS encoding OsmC family protein codes for MKRKASAIWKGSLKEGKGTISTDSRVLSDTPYSFSTRFENGIGTNPEELIAAAHAGCFSMALSAQLGEAGMVAQSIHTTATVTLEKLETGFTITAVHLDVTAQIPGADRAAFEKAAHKAKEGCPVSRVLNAKITMDAKLET; via the coding sequence ATGAAACGTAAAGCATCGGCCATCTGGAAAGGCAGCCTTAAGGAGGGTAAAGGAACTATCTCAACCGATAGTAGAGTCTTATCCGATACCCCTTATTCTTTCAGTACCCGTTTTGAAAATGGTATCGGGACAAATCCTGAAGAACTCATTGCGGCAGCCCATGCAGGCTGTTTTTCCATGGCTCTCTCGGCTCAACTGGGAGAAGCAGGGATGGTCGCACAAAGCATCCATACCACTGCTACGGTTACGCTGGAAAAACTTGAAACCGGGTTTACTATCACGGCGGTTCATCTCGATGTAACGGCTCAGATTCCAGGTGCTGATCGGGCTGCCTTTGAAAAAGCAGCCCATAAAGCTAAAGAGGGATGTCCGGTCTCCCGGGTTTTGAATGCAAAAATTACCATGGACGCAAAGCTAGAGACTTAA
- a CDS encoding cation:proton antiporter encodes MFAAEFLATTLALIGIIILVAALLSGLTERSGLPQVVIFLILGASIGPAGLDLLNLTLNSPELRVIATLSLVLVLFTDAITLDIHEIKTHRALAFLVLGPGTLLSAALIAFAGWELLGLTPAAATILGAALASTDPVLLRGFLHRRDLPNAVRLALKLESGLNDVVLLPIVLVAMVFINPEATLHAIYWARLGLDLFVLGPGAGVAVGLLAVAALDLIRRRIGVRRDYESLYSLGVAFTAYAAAEAVHGSGFLAAFAAGMTIIVLDVELCDCFLEYGETTAEMALLFTFVLFGSSLIWTGFTVLNGTMLLFVMIALLGRPAIFLILLARTGLDGWGRFLTSWFGPRGLSSLLIVLLPVFAGLPESERLFRICCLVVLASILLHTVSFMMLNQGSHRAKPKPTVAVKTGQPEPLPGPSPVIKEPISSVTSENRSILNPLPSNDATLFTDSVTPIISVDSNNYPRADTSGSTPSDRISLEDLRQLWRLGAPVILLDVRTERTYRDSPYQAQGAIRMPPDHAVERAIELGLPRHAWLVAYCA; translated from the coding sequence ATGTTCGCGGCTGAATTTCTTGCGACCACCCTGGCCCTTATTGGTATTATTATTCTGGTGGCGGCCTTGTTGTCCGGGCTGACTGAGCGGAGCGGTCTACCCCAGGTAGTAATCTTTCTGATCTTAGGGGCCTCTATTGGGCCGGCGGGTTTAGACTTATTGAACCTTACCTTGAATTCACCGGAATTACGCGTGATTGCAACGCTTAGCCTGGTACTGGTCTTGTTTACCGATGCCATTACCCTGGATATCCATGAAATAAAAACCCATCGGGCCCTGGCGTTCCTGGTTTTGGGACCCGGAACGTTGTTATCGGCGGCTCTGATTGCCTTCGCCGGCTGGGAATTGCTTGGCTTAACACCTGCCGCAGCCACCATTCTTGGCGCTGCGCTGGCTTCTACGGATCCTGTATTACTTCGGGGGTTTTTGCATCGCCGGGATCTTCCCAATGCAGTTCGCCTGGCGTTAAAGCTGGAGAGTGGTTTAAACGACGTTGTGCTCTTACCGATTGTGCTTGTGGCGATGGTCTTTATTAACCCAGAAGCCACCCTTCATGCCATCTATTGGGCCCGTCTGGGTCTCGATCTTTTCGTATTAGGACCGGGTGCCGGTGTTGCTGTAGGATTATTGGCCGTGGCGGCACTTGATTTAATAAGGCGACGGATCGGAGTACGACGCGATTATGAGTCCCTCTACTCATTGGGGGTAGCATTTACTGCTTATGCCGCTGCGGAAGCAGTTCATGGAAGTGGTTTCCTGGCCGCATTTGCTGCCGGAATGACCATTATTGTATTAGACGTCGAGCTTTGTGATTGCTTCCTGGAATACGGCGAAACCACGGCTGAAATGGCCTTACTTTTCACCTTTGTATTGTTCGGTAGTTCGCTGATCTGGACCGGTTTTACCGTACTTAATGGAACCATGCTACTCTTTGTGATGATTGCCCTGTTGGGAAGACCGGCGATCTTCCTGATTTTACTGGCCCGTACAGGTTTGGATGGGTGGGGACGGTTTCTAACTTCCTGGTTTGGGCCGCGTGGACTTAGTTCTTTATTGATCGTTTTACTGCCTGTCTTTGCCGGACTACCGGAAAGCGAAAGACTTTTCAGGATCTGCTGCCTGGTAGTCCTGGCGTCGATCTTACTCCATACAGTTTCCTTCATGATGCTAAACCAGGGTTCCCATCGGGCAAAACCCAAACCAACTGTTGCCGTTAAAACCGGTCAGCCCGAGCCATTGCCTGGTCCATCTCCTGTTATAAAGGAACCCATTTCCTCTGTTACCTCTGAAAACAGGTCTATTCTGAATCCTCTTCCCTCCAACGATGCAACCCTATTTACCGATTCCGTAACACCGATAATTTCCGTTGATTCCAATAATTATCCCCGTGCTGATACAAGCGGATCAACCCCTTCGGACCGCATCTCTCTTGAAGACCTCCGTCAACTCTGGCGACTCGGTGCGCCGGTGATCCTCCTCGATGTCCGAACTGAACGGACTTATAGAGATAGTCCTTACCAGGCCCAAGGTGCTATACGAATGCCTCCGGACCATGCTGTGGAACGAGCAATTGAACTTGGCTTACCACGCCATGCCTGGTTGGTCGCCTACTGTGCTTGA
- a CDS encoding metalloregulator ArsR/SmtB family transcription factor, which yields MISRHEVDKKAEREQRAKILAALSDPTRLQIIEILANHSEMTGSEIAEKAHISHSLLCHHSKILAEAGLIKKRKEGQTTYTSLNRELLSDCAKSLLY from the coding sequence ATGATAAGTAGACATGAGGTAGACAAAAAAGCTGAAAGGGAGCAGCGTGCAAAAATTCTTGCTGCCCTCTCGGATCCAACACGATTACAAATCATAGAAATACTGGCCAACCACAGTGAAATGACCGGATCGGAGATTGCCGAGAAGGCCCATATCAGTCATTCCTTACTTTGTCATCACTCCAAAATCTTAGCGGAAGCCGGGTTAATTAAAAAACGGAAAGAAGGTCAGACGACTTATACTTCGCTTAATCGCGAGTTACTCTCGGATTGTGCTAAAAGTTTGCTTTACTAG
- a CDS encoding PPOX class F420-dependent oxidoreductase codes for MSNKKLTQFANQSYLNLESYRKSGKPVQTPMWFAEDKGVLYVYSLANAGKVKRIRNNPRVRVVPCDIRGKPKGSWVEGKARIVEDQEAEHGHNLLNQKYGWWKKVGDFFSKLWKRERVVMAIYVEG; via the coding sequence ATGAGTAATAAGAAGTTAACCCAGTTTGCAAATCAAAGCTATTTGAATCTGGAGAGTTATAGAAAAAGCGGGAAGCCTGTACAGACGCCCATGTGGTTTGCTGAAGATAAGGGGGTATTGTATGTATATTCCCTTGCAAACGCAGGAAAGGTTAAACGAATAAGGAATAACCCTCGCGTGCGAGTAGTCCCTTGTGATATTCGTGGAAAACCAAAGGGTTCCTGGGTGGAGGGTAAGGCCCGGATTGTAGAAGATCAGGAAGCAGAACATGGACATAACCTTCTTAATCAGAAGTACGGTTGGTGGAAGAAGGTAGGAGATTTTTTCAGTAAACTCTGGAAAAGAGAGCGTGTAGTGATGGCCATTTATGTAGAGGGATAA
- a CDS encoding nitrilase family protein translates to MEEKESRKESQVKIACIQMEPVVGEKAKNIEKTIGFIKEAASRGANLVVLPELCNSGYVFQSREEAFKLSEEVPAGPTCQAWIKAAMEHELHIVAGINEREGQVLYNSSVVIGPEGYIGTFRKVHLWNEENLFFEPGNLGFPVFKTKLGRIGTFICYDGWFPESYRLCALQGADIICIPTNWVPIPGQAKDREAMANILVMAAAHSNSVFIACADRVGVERGQPFVGQSIIVSYTGWPIGGPASPDAEEIIYAEANLADARRKRNWNEYNQVLRDRRTDVYDEMLGSNLSPGWY, encoded by the coding sequence ATGGAGGAGAAGGAAAGCCGCAAAGAAAGCCAGGTAAAGATTGCATGTATTCAAATGGAGCCGGTGGTGGGTGAGAAGGCGAAGAATATTGAAAAAACCATCGGTTTTATTAAAGAAGCTGCTTCTCGGGGAGCGAACCTGGTTGTTCTACCTGAGCTTTGTAATTCGGGTTATGTATTCCAGAGTCGAGAAGAAGCTTTTAAGCTTTCTGAGGAAGTACCGGCTGGGCCAACGTGCCAGGCCTGGATTAAAGCAGCTATGGAGCATGAATTGCATATTGTAGCCGGGATCAATGAACGAGAGGGTCAGGTTTTATATAACTCTTCTGTTGTAATTGGACCTGAAGGTTATATCGGGACCTTTCGTAAGGTTCATCTCTGGAATGAAGAAAATTTATTTTTTGAACCTGGAAACTTAGGTTTTCCTGTCTTTAAAACAAAGCTTGGTCGTATAGGTACTTTTATTTGCTATGATGGTTGGTTTCCAGAAAGTTATCGTCTTTGTGCTCTCCAGGGTGCTGATATTATCTGTATTCCAACCAATTGGGTACCTATTCCCGGACAAGCCAAAGATCGTGAGGCTATGGCCAATATCCTGGTTATGGCAGCTGCCCATTCTAACTCGGTTTTTATTGCTTGTGCTGATCGTGTGGGTGTAGAACGGGGTCAGCCCTTTGTTGGGCAAAGTATTATCGTAAGTTATACGGGTTGGCCGATTGGGGGTCCTGCCAGTCCAGACGCCGAAGAAATCATTTATGCCGAGGCGAACCTTGCCGATGCTCGTCGTAAACGAAATTGGAACGAGTACAATCAAGTTCTTCGGGATCGTCGTACCGACGTTTATGATGAAATGCTGGGTTCTAATCTTTCTCCAGGTTGGTATTAA
- a CDS encoding xanthine dehydrogenase family protein molybdopterin-binding subunit yields MNQPTGITRRDFFKVGLVAGGGWVLGFYLPRGEGGWGKAATESATIFAPNAWIRITPAGTVTVMLHKSEMGQGIMTSLPMLVAEELEADWKMIRPEFAPADEAYFTWITPTFGAQFTGGSRSIRGSWETLLKAGAVAREMLIAAAAETWGVEAKTCQAEDGEVIHPASGKRASYGSLVSKATTVPAPKEVTLKDPKNYKFIGKRMARVDTFSKVNGSAGFGIDVKVPGMLVATVLRCPVFGGKLARYDDSKTKTIPSVKQVVPISSGIAVVAEGYWPAKLGLEALEVQWDEGEHAQLNSEKIREEFKKASEQAGAVARREGDALHMLAVVGKTVEAVYEVPFLAHATMEPMNCTAHVREEGCDIWAPTQAQTGTQQTAAKITGLPAESIRVHTTLLGGGFGRRFEIDFVADAVEISKAVKAPVKVIWSREEDMRHGFYRPATYNVLKAGIDGKGNLVAWTHRIVGPSILSRVFPDRIKDGIDSSSVEGAANIPYSIPHMYVDYVMKNTGVPVGFWRSVGSSQNAFITESFIDEIAAAVGRDPYEFRLELLTKAPRHKRVLELAASKAGWGQPLPEGRYRGIAVAESFGSYVAEVAEVSVDKEGQVRVHRVVCAVDCGKYVNPDTIEAQMQGGIVYGLTAALKGEITIENGRVKQSNFHDYEMLRMEEMPVIEVYLVESQEAPGGIGEPGVPPIAPAVTNAIFAATGKRIRKLPIRAEDLKKA; encoded by the coding sequence ATGAATCAGCCTACAGGAATCACACGGAGAGATTTTTTCAAAGTCGGTTTAGTTGCAGGAGGCGGATGGGTTTTAGGATTTTATCTTCCCAGAGGAGAAGGAGGTTGGGGTAAAGCAGCAACGGAATCTGCAACGATTTTTGCCCCCAATGCCTGGATTCGCATAACTCCCGCTGGGACCGTGACAGTGATGCTTCATAAATCAGAGATGGGACAGGGGATTATGACTTCGCTGCCCATGTTGGTGGCCGAAGAGTTAGAGGCGGATTGGAAGATGATTCGACCTGAATTTGCTCCGGCTGATGAAGCTTACTTTACCTGGATCACCCCCACCTTTGGAGCTCAATTCACGGGAGGAAGTCGTAGTATTCGGGGATCCTGGGAAACCTTACTCAAAGCAGGAGCCGTAGCCCGGGAGATGTTGATAGCCGCAGCCGCTGAGACCTGGGGAGTAGAAGCCAAGACGTGTCAGGCTGAGGATGGCGAAGTGATCCATCCAGCCAGTGGGAAGCGGGCCTCTTACGGTTCCCTGGTCAGTAAAGCCACTACAGTACCTGCTCCTAAAGAAGTTACTCTGAAAGATCCTAAAAACTACAAGTTCATCGGCAAACGGATGGCCCGCGTGGATACTTTTTCCAAAGTCAACGGCAGTGCCGGGTTTGGCATTGACGTGAAAGTGCCCGGGATGTTGGTAGCCACGGTGTTAAGATGTCCGGTGTTTGGAGGGAAATTAGCCCGTTATGATGACTCTAAGACGAAGACCATTCCCAGTGTCAAGCAGGTGGTTCCTATATCCAGCGGAATCGCGGTGGTAGCTGAAGGATACTGGCCTGCCAAGCTGGGATTGGAAGCCTTAGAGGTGCAATGGGATGAAGGAGAACATGCTCAACTCAACAGTGAGAAGATTCGGGAAGAGTTTAAGAAGGCCTCGGAGCAAGCCGGAGCAGTAGCCAGAAGAGAAGGAGATGCCTTGCATATGCTGGCCGTGGTAGGGAAGACGGTGGAAGCCGTATATGAAGTTCCCTTTTTGGCCCATGCAACCATGGAACCTATGAATTGCACGGCGCATGTGCGGGAGGAGGGATGTGATATTTGGGCTCCAACCCAGGCCCAGACGGGAACCCAACAAACAGCGGCAAAGATCACAGGACTACCGGCTGAGTCGATCCGGGTCCATACCACCCTGTTAGGCGGAGGCTTTGGAAGACGATTTGAAATTGACTTTGTAGCAGATGCCGTGGAGATATCCAAGGCCGTAAAAGCCCCGGTAAAGGTAATCTGGTCGCGGGAAGAGGATATGCGCCATGGTTTTTATCGTCCGGCAACCTATAATGTTTTGAAAGCCGGAATCGATGGAAAAGGGAACCTGGTGGCCTGGACCCATCGAATCGTGGGACCTTCGATTCTGTCTCGGGTATTCCCAGATAGAATCAAAGATGGCATTGATAGCAGTTCTGTAGAGGGGGCAGCGAATATTCCCTATTCCATTCCCCATATGTATGTAGATTATGTGATGAAGAATACGGGAGTTCCGGTGGGTTTTTGGCGCTCGGTGGGAAGCTCCCAGAATGCCTTTATTACAGAAAGTTTTATCGATGAAATAGCAGCAGCAGTCGGGAGAGATCCCTATGAATTTCGTCTGGAATTGCTGACCAAGGCTCCCCGTCATAAAAGGGTCTTAGAGTTAGCAGCCAGCAAAGCGGGATGGGGACAACCGTTACCAGAAGGAAGATATCGGGGGATTGCCGTAGCGGAGTCTTTTGGGAGTTATGTAGCGGAAGTTGCAGAAGTATCCGTAGATAAAGAAGGTCAGGTGCGGGTCCATCGGGTGGTATGTGCTGTGGATTGTGGGAAGTATGTAAACCCGGATACCATTGAGGCCCAGATGCAAGGAGGAATTGTGTACGGATTAACGGCGGCGTTGAAGGGAGAAATTACCATTGAGAATGGGCGGGTGAAGCAAAGCAACTTCCATGACTACGAGATGTTACGGATGGAGGAAATGCCAGTGATAGAAGTCTACCTTGTGGAAAGTCAGGAAGCCCCCGGAGGAATAGGAGAGCCCGGAGTACCTCCCATTGCTCCTGCAGTAACCAATGCAATCTTTGCAGCAACCGGAAAGCGAATCCGTAAACTACCCATTCGCGCAGAAGATCTGAAGAAAGCTTAA
- a CDS encoding secretin and TonB N-terminal domain-containing protein, which yields MSDYPARYVSFILTGLVVLVVLNGCARSKGAIKSFEVVAQQKAAKSVKIRSPVENELPTLKTRPSESNPAQGEPLGLTLPAKVLTSGDKPSEKTDIEMIQSAPVPSIRIPQTGEEAKYRGQPITLDFKDADIRDVFRAIAEINNLNLVLHPEVRGRVTVRLINVPWDQALDVILKLHGLAVEIERNILRIASHATFQREIEAKRLEQKQRLLAIETQKKLEPLRTETIPLNFADPHQMATIIEGVLAGRRGVK from the coding sequence ATGAGTGATTATCCTGCCAGATATGTTTCATTTATTCTTACCGGCCTCGTTGTTCTGGTTGTTCTCAACGGTTGTGCCAGATCTAAGGGAGCTATTAAAAGTTTTGAGGTTGTTGCTCAACAAAAGGCTGCTAAGTCCGTTAAAATCAGAAGTCCAGTTGAAAATGAACTTCCCACTCTAAAAACCAGACCTTCTGAAAGTAACCCTGCTCAAGGTGAACCTCTGGGGTTAACTCTCCCAGCCAAAGTTCTTACCTCAGGAGATAAGCCCTCTGAGAAGACAGATATAGAAATGATTCAATCTGCACCGGTTCCTTCTATTCGAATTCCTCAAACCGGCGAAGAAGCTAAATATCGTGGCCAACCTATTACCCTTGATTTCAAAGATGCGGACATACGGGATGTTTTCCGTGCTATTGCGGAAATCAACAACCTTAATCTGGTTTTACATCCCGAAGTCAGGGGTCGCGTGACGGTCAGGCTGATCAATGTACCTTGGGATCAGGCCCTGGATGTTATCCTCAAGCTTCATGGTTTAGCCGTAGAGATAGAAAGGAATATCCTGCGGATAGCATCCCACGCTACGTTTCAGAGGGAAATAGAAGCTAAACGTCTAGAACAGAAGCAGCGCTTATTGGCCATTGAAACCCAGAAAAAGCTTGAGCCCTTACGAACGGAAACAATACCCCTTAACTTTGCAGATCCTCATCAAATGGCAACAATTATAGAAGGAGTTTTGGCTGGCCGGCGAGGGGTTAAATAA
- a CDS encoding nitroreductase/quinone reductase family protein, with amino-acid sequence MSQAELKKALHSTHELEITVTGRKSGRAISLPVWFVQENNKLYLLPVKGSDTNWYKNVLKKPAMQISAGGIKISVEAKPVTDVARVKEIADKFRAKYGAGEVKKYYSKFDVGVEIDLTA; translated from the coding sequence ATGTCACAGGCAGAATTAAAAAAGGCTCTCCATTCAACCCATGAGTTGGAGATAACGGTAACCGGGAGAAAATCGGGCCGGGCAATTTCTTTGCCGGTATGGTTCGTTCAGGAGAACAACAAATTATATCTTTTACCGGTCAAAGGATCTGATACAAACTGGTATAAGAATGTACTAAAAAAACCGGCTATGCAGATTTCTGCCGGAGGAATTAAAATTTCTGTGGAAGCCAAGCCCGTTACTGATGTAGCCAGGGTTAAGGAAATTGCAGATAAATTTAGAGCCAAATACGGTGCCGGAGAGGTTAAAAAGTACTACTCAAAGTTTGATGTGGGAGTTGAAATCGATCTTACCGCGTAG
- a CDS encoding (2Fe-2S)-binding protein, whose amino-acid sequence MITFIVNGKEQTVEVIPGTPLLWVLRDNLGLTGTKFGCGMAQCGACTVHLDGNAIRSCVTPIEAVSGKKVTTIEGLSPDTSHPLQKAWIAQDVPQCGYCQSGQIMAAAALLAQNPNPTDADIDEAMSGNICRCGTYQRIRSAIHQAAKMMKEGGQ is encoded by the coding sequence ATGATCACATTTATTGTAAATGGAAAAGAACAAACCGTAGAGGTTATTCCTGGTACCCCTTTATTGTGGGTGCTGCGAGATAATCTCGGCTTAACCGGCACCAAATTTGGCTGTGGCATGGCCCAATGTGGAGCCTGTACGGTACACCTGGATGGAAATGCCATCCGTTCCTGTGTGACGCCTATAGAAGCCGTCTCTGGGAAAAAAGTTACCACCATTGAAGGACTGTCCCCGGATACCAGTCATCCTTTACAAAAAGCCTGGATTGCTCAAGACGTACCCCAATGTGGCTACTGCCAATCCGGCCAGATCATGGCGGCAGCCGCCCTGCTGGCCCAAAATCCGAATCCTACCGATGCCGATATCGATGAGGCCATGTCCGGGAACATCTGTCGCTGTGGCACTTATCAACGAATTCGAAGTGCCATTCATCAAGCGGCCAAGATGATGAAGGAAGGAGGTCAATAA
- a CDS encoding substrate-binding protein: MSELEKPIEHGITRRTALKGMIASGVAAMSFGAPAFIRHAFAEAPIKVGLISPLTGAWTVYGKAHSAGFLLAVDEINAAGGVLGRKIEVIIGDSKTEPRIVVEQANRLIRQEKVDFLAGTFSSAERNAAGPVVKASNKILLYPTFYEGQEKEYYPGVCNKNIFMFGPEPTQQVWPHMEYMMNKFGKKFFMIGSDYAWPRVTNQVTKKKLLELGGEVVDEVYIPFNTPQYESVLRQIRGSGANIIFHTLTGSDTVNFRRQFHAAGMHKDFILWTVDDEEVVTSGLGPEVSAGTYVSFDYFMTIKHPNNGPFLERFRAKFGQDALMNTVGVAMYNAAHMVAKAIAQEKSVDTDAIRKGLRGMTFDGAPQGPVKMRADDHQLVVPSYLMRVREGWTGVGDMFEEIQSFQAVEPVPARCDLPLSQ, encoded by the coding sequence ATGAGTGAACTAGAAAAACCCATTGAACATGGAATTACGCGTCGAACGGCCCTTAAAGGGATGATAGCAAGTGGTGTAGCAGCCATGAGTTTTGGAGCACCGGCTTTTATTCGTCATGCTTTCGCCGAAGCTCCGATTAAAGTAGGGTTGATTTCTCCTTTAACGGGTGCCTGGACAGTATATGGAAAGGCTCATTCAGCCGGCTTTTTACTGGCTGTTGATGAGATTAATGCAGCGGGAGGTGTGCTGGGTCGTAAGATAGAGGTTATTATAGGGGATTCAAAAACCGAACCTCGAATCGTGGTCGAGCAGGCAAATCGCTTGATTCGCCAGGAAAAAGTAGACTTTCTGGCGGGTACGTTCAGCAGTGCAGAACGAAATGCAGCAGGACCTGTAGTGAAGGCTTCCAACAAAATCCTCCTTTATCCAACCTTCTACGAGGGGCAGGAAAAAGAATATTATCCTGGAGTGTGTAACAAAAACATTTTCATGTTTGGACCCGAACCTACCCAACAAGTCTGGCCGCATATGGAATACATGATGAACAAATTCGGAAAAAAGTTCTTCATGATCGGATCTGACTACGCTTGGCCCCGGGTGACCAACCAGGTTACCAAAAAGAAACTTTTAGAGCTTGGAGGGGAAGTAGTCGATGAAGTTTATATCCCCTTCAATACTCCTCAATACGAATCTGTATTACGGCAAATCCGGGGTTCTGGGGCTAATATTATTTTCCATACCCTGACAGGAAGTGATACTGTTAACTTCCGCCGTCAGTTCCATGCCGCTGGTATGCATAAAGATTTTATCCTCTGGACGGTGGATGACGAAGAGGTTGTAACCAGTGGGTTGGGTCCTGAGGTCTCGGCTGGAACTTATGTGAGTTTTGATTATTTCATGACCATCAAGCATCCCAACAATGGTCCATTCTTAGAACGTTTCCGGGCAAAATTTGGACAAGATGCCCTGATGAACACTGTAGGGGTTGCCATGTACAATGCTGCGCATATGGTTGCTAAAGCCATTGCCCAGGAAAAATCGGTTGATACCGATGCCATTCGTAAAGGACTGAGAGGGATGACCTTTGACGGCGCTCCGCAAGGACCGGTTAAGATGCGGGCCGACGATCATCAACTGGTGGTACCTTCTTATCTTATGAGGGTTCGAGAAGGTTGGACAGGGGTTGGGGATATGTTTGAAGAAATTCAGTCCTTTCAGGCCGTGGAACCGGTGCCGGCCCGATGTGATTTACCCCTTTCTCAATAA